The Aspergillus nidulans FGSC A4 chromosome VII nucleotide sequence TGAGAGTCTTGGTTTACCCTTCCAAGTAGTGACTTCTACGTCCAAGTGGCCGTTTGAGGTCGGTGATCAAGGATCAAAGGTTGTCAGACCATGTTTGGCCTGTCTTTAGTATGTCTCGCCTGTTGGGTAGACCAGAAGCGTTCAGGGTTGAGACATATCGTTACCTTCTTAAAGCAAATTGACCATGAGTCGACGGTTGAGAACAAACCCGTGTGTCAGCATTTACGTTTCATCCAAGATCCTTCAGCAGGCCAGTTTAATGCATTTCAGGATGGCATTTATATGTAGTATCTACGCTAGGACATCCAATTAGCCTATTGACTTCAGCTTGAATGGCAACGTTTCCAAAAGCCGTCACACGGCGCGGTCTTTTACAGAAAGACAATCAACACGTAGTTTCTCACTACTGTCATAACTCGGAGCTTTATTGACCGAGTTTGTACGTGGAGAGTACAAGAAAGAACGTCTTTGGCTGATCATATAACCTCGGGTCCGGAAATGCGCACGCTTTTCCGGGTTTCTAGCTGGAAAACTGGAAACCCACAGAGGTGATGCGGGGTCTGGAGTAGATGTTCATCTTATATATTGGAGGTTCCAGAGGTTCCGTCGGGCATCTTTTTTCAACCACATATACCAGGTATTCTCGCTTCTCCAATACACAATGGCCCCAACCACCCTAAGTGACCTCCAGCCATCAGCCACGATTGATGCCAAGCCTACAACGGTCTCTATCCCATCGAGCAGGCCCGAGAAGCCTCCTCCAGTCCAGGTTCTAGGCAAGACCAAGAGCGGCAAGACGCTGAAGATTCGCAGCTACCCACAGTTCGACAACCTAGAAGACGAGCGCCTCTACCGCAAGCAGCATCTCGCCGCTGCATTCCGCGTCTTTGCGGACAGGGGCTTCGATGAGGGCGTTGCAGGACATATCTCTGTTCGCGACCCTATTTTGACTAACCACTTTTGTCCGTCTCCTGTATCTATGCCGAGATTGTGTCGGGCTTTCTTGACTGACATGGCGCAGGGATAAACCCTCTCTCCGCACATTTCTCACTAATCAAAGTCTCCGaccttgttcttgtcgacgaggatggaaaCGTCGTTGAGGGCGACGAACCTGTCAATCTCCCAGCCTTCGCTATCCACTCCGAGATCCACAGGGCGAGACCTGACGTGAACGCCGCCTGCCATGCACACAGCGTCGCAGGAAAAGCCTTCTCATGCTTCGGGCGTGAGCTCGAAATGATAACCCAGGACTCGCTGCGCTTCTACAAGAGTCACGCTGTGTATCGCGAGTTCCGGGGAGTAGTTCTGGAtggggaagaggggaagcggATTGCGAAGGCGCTTGGGGACGGCAAGGCTGCGATCTTGCAGAATCATGGACTGTTGACAGTGGGGCAAAGTGTAGATGAAGCGGCATTCTGGTTTATTAGTCTTGATAAGACTTGTCATGCGCAGTTGCTGGCTGATGCAGCGGCGGCCGCGGGATATAAGAAGATTATCattgacgacgaggaggccgcTTATTCGGCACCACAGGTTGGCGGACCCGAGAAAGGGTGGTTGGCGTTCCAGCCGTACTATGATGAGCAGGTTGCGAAGACGAAGGGGGAATTTCTGTTGTAGTGTAGTTTGAAGTTCAGCAGTTGTTTGTGTATAGATCTGGATCTTGAAACCGCCCCACTCTGACGTCTACCCCTCCTCTCTGTGTTCGatctttctcatcctcacaTCATCACCTCGATCCTTTCTCAATTCTCCCCTGTAATTGCCTTCTCATCAATACTCAACAGAACATCTCCTGAATAATACAAGTAAAAATGGACCGGTCTAAGAAACCCGCTGCCATCGGTGTCACCGCAACCCCGCCCCAGCCAACAATCTCCCTTGCCAACAACGTCGTCCAAGCCACTCTTCCCTCCGGCGAATCTGTCACCGTCAATCTAAACGGCGCAACAGTCACATCCTGGAAGTCTGCCTCCGGCGCTGAGAAGCTATGGCTCAGTGAAGCTGCCGTTCTGGACGGCTCGAAGCCGATCCGCGGTGGGATTCCTGTTGTCTTTCCGGTACGTGTCCTCCATTCCTAAATTTCAATTCGCAAAGGAATCGGGACTGGAATTTAGTCGTTTATACTGGTTGATACTCATGTTTGGTCAGGTCTTTGGGCCCCCTCCATCCGACCACGCCACATCCTTTCTCCCACAACACGGTTTCGCACGCTCCTCACTCTGGGAATTCCTCGGCAAATCCTCCTCCGAGTCCTCCGGCGCCAACAGCGGCGACGACACCGTGAAGCTCGATTTTGGTCTGTCATCAGGATTGCTTAGTGAAGACTTCAAATCGAAGTGGCCGCATGAATTTGGGCTTGTCTATAGTGTTACACTTTCGCCGGAAGGATTGGGAACTTCGCTGCAGGTGCAGAACCAGGGGGAGAGAAGCTTTGAGTTCCAGGTGCTGTTACATACTTATTTTGCAATTGACGTGAGTtgtcttcccctcttccacggCAAAGCAACGGTGACAACTAACAGGGATGAAGGACATCTCTCAAATCCATGTCAAGAACCTACAGGGTAAAACCTACATTGACAAGGTCCAAAACGCAACCACTCACACAGAATCCAATTCCTCCGTTCAATTCACTTCCGAGACGGACCGCGTATACAAGGACCTCGACCCGTCAGTTCCGCTGGTCATCTCATTAGGCGATAAGGAGCTATTTAGCATCACGCGCGAAGGGCTCAATGATGCAGTGGTGTGGAACCCGTGGATcgaaaaggcaaaagcaaTGGGTGACTTCAGCCCTGATGACGGGTATAAGAAGATGGTTTGCGTGGAGGCAGGAGCCGTCAATGGGTGGCAGTCgctggaagctggcgagTCGTGGGAAGGTGGGCAATTTATCAAAAGTAAATAGCGCAAACGTGTCTACTGAAATTAGATGTCAGTGAGCGAGATGAAGTGGACACTGTTATTGTGATGAGATACTCTCTTCGAATGGTATGAACGATTCGAAGAGCAGGTTCATAACCTGTAAGGCTTCGAGAATGCTCATGAAGAGTGCAAACCCCTGCTCAGCCCTAGGCGCAGCTGACCTTCAAGCCCAAGCGCCACCATTTCCATTAGATAGGTAGAAGAAGCTAGGACCTTCCCACACAGCATCTAGGGTAAGCAGACAACATTCTCGCGTCCACATCTTTCGGCGCTCAATACGTATATTGTTAGCATACATGCAAGGAGCCTGTTCATTCTCATGTGGCACTGGCAGATGCCTTCTCGGCCAGGGTGTAACGCACATGACAGCAGACTTATGTCGCAGATGGTGCCTTTACCTAGACCCTCTCTTGCTCAGGTGTAATAAAATACTCTTATCCTTTACTGGGATACGTTGCACGGGCAGGCTTCTCAGAGTCCGACAGGGTGATATGCTTACCACCTGCGACTGTACTCCGTCAATATCAAAGGTCATTTGGCTGTGGAGAGATTACTTCATGAGTAGTTCGTAGTCGAGCTTCGAGGTTTGAATAATATACACTTCAAGGATCAAAGCCGCTTCATCTAGCAAATAAACCCTATCCTCCAAGGGGGTCTTGGTCCGGTCTAGCATGGTTCATACGGAATTTGGCCCTTGAAGGCCAGCGACAATGGATGGATGTGCTGGAGCGATACGGATATGGTTGTCGAATTGATCTGGAGCCTGGCAAATCCTCAGAGTACGTGTTGACAAAGGTCGCTCGAGGATAAGGCCCCTGGTCAGATACGGAGTTTGGCGCGATTGTGACAATATAGTTCATACTTTACTGCTGAGGACACTTAGGCTTGACACTACCTAATGCTTTCCATGTACCTAAAGCGAGTGGGCCTTCATCCAGGACGACACGTCGACACGTAAGTAGTATCAGCAGTCGAGTCTGATCATTCTTCCCAATGAGTTAAATCAACTTATTTCGAGTTGTCTCCGAAGTTAGGATTAATGTACAATAGTAGTGGTCGTAGATTATTGCGTGTTTGCTATTCACCGCATCCATCTTTTTCACCGCTACATTAGATATGTGATATCAAAGCTGACAAGGTTATGCAAATGACAAGCAAGGGGTATCAAAAGaaatgcaaaaaaaaaaaaaaatacgCCATCTGCATTATCATATTATCATGCAGATAGTCAGCAGTTGACTTCTGTTGACGGCAGAGCACGACGGAAAAACTTGGGTGCCATCTGAACGCCTCGGCGAAAGGCGTCACTCATGATTAGATCGAGGAGACTAGCACTCTTCAGGCACCGACGGGCCAGAACGCAGCAGCACAAGGCTCGGGTTCCAGCTTCGGAGTGTATCTCGGTCTAGGTGTTGCCGGCAGTAACACGAAATGCACGGAGCCATAGACACCTAGAGCTCTTTGTCCGGCACCGAGAGTGCTGGAATATGGGAGTACAAGATCATTATTGGTCACCATTCACTTCAGCCCTCGGTGACACGCAACTCCAGCTCGATAGCAGACACGTTCTTGCCACTTGGCGCAGAGAATACTCCGTCTGTCGGGCCGTCAGCGCCGGGTATGACGTGCCAACCCTTGCACAAGCCCCTTGCCTCCGCACatgctctgctgcagcaaTCTGCTTATTGGAACGTGTTCCAGCGAGTTAGCGTTAAGCGCGGCAGGAAGCTTATCCATGACCCTCGTGGAATCCACAAACTTTCAACCAAGCCTTAAGCCGACGAACAGCGAGGGAATATAGAAATACCGGCAGTAGGGTCATCGTATGGTTGGAAGGATCTATGATCATCACGATCGTCAGTTATGCGGTCTGTCTCCGGTTCCCCAATCACGCGGGCGGTCCTCTACATAACGCCTGATGCAGTCATCCTCGTGTTCAATAGAGTTGCTCGTCAGGTTGCTCATCATGGCCTAGGTAGGAAACAAGAAATATTACTGGGGCGTGAGATTAGGCAACTCCGCTATAAAGGCAAATTTTCTGGTCAAATGTTCAGGCTTGCGTGTCTGCTGAGAGCCGCGTATAGTATGATACGGCATTCGAGCGGCAAGAGTGATGCAACTTAGGTATCGGACCACATAGAACGCAGGCGGAAGCTAAGGATTCGCCAAGACCTAGGACACTGGTCATTACCGAGCGAGCGCGTTAGATTGAGCCACTCGAAAAGCCGTAGTGCTAGTAGCCCTACCGAGCCATCGTGGGCAAATTCAAAGTACGCGCGGGAAGATCTGATTACGGATCAACGCAGTCGCCGGCCGTACGGGTACGGCAGGGTTGATCTCAGGATAGTAGCAGGTCTTGCATAGCGGACACCGAGCCTGCCGTTTCGTGAACCATGGGTCAAGGCAGGTGGCATGGTAGATGTGATCACAAGTCAGCGCGCGAATGgaatcgtcatcatcaaagtcCTCCATGCAGATAGCGCACTCCCGGTGCGcatcgccatggctggaAGCAACCTCATGCTCCACAGACGCACTGACTtgaacttccttctctgAAGCGTTAAGCGGCAAAGCCAGATTGGacgctggtgctggtattgACCCTGGCGCTTGGCTCGTAGAGTCCCGGTCTGGGTCGACCTCGCTTCTCTCAGAATGTTTTGCTTGGTGGCCCGACGCCGCTGTCCAGGCCCTAAATTTGATCAAGGGAAACCGCTTTTCCAGCTCTGCCGAGGTCAGGATGGCGTGAGAAAAGCCCATCGGCCAGCTCTCCGGGTCAAGTTGCCGGTTAGGTCCTCTGAACCGCTGTCGCGTGCCGAAAACAATCCTGTATCGAAAACTGTTCAGAATGAGACGAGGAGACAGGCAAGACAATATGAGACATGGGAGGTAccagacgaagatgaagaagaccgcgACGCAGATTGGGGCCAAATAGCCCAGGGTGGCCCCGGAGGGTTCGTCCGAGTCCTGCGCCATAATACGACCCAAGGCTGGTTTTAGGTGCGATTAGACATTAGATTGAGATAGAACAGATCTCATTCGACGATGGAATTAGACATTATATTTTTAATTTGACATTGTACTGTTGAGGTCGTGATGGACAGGAAGATGGAAAGTTGCTGCCATAACGGAGGTGGGTTCAAAGTGTTGAGTCTCGTGTCTCCTGACAACCCCGCACCGACCAAGACCTtagtttcttctttgcatcccTTGACAGCGGCATCTACTTCATTTTTGGTATTTGTTTACTGAGTCTGTGTATATACCGCGCTCTGAATTATTTGAAGCCATTGATGGACGAAATCAAGACTCTGCACCACCCAACTGCCACCGCTACTGTCACTACTCTGACAGTCTTATCGCGGTGGAGAACCCCAGATCACAATGTTACATCCGCTATATTAGACGAGCCTTTAATCCTGACGGTACTTAACAGGACCCGCCGGTAGCCGTGTATAATCGTGCCACATGATTGGTGGACAAAGCTCCTATCAAGCTTGACGTAAATTACCCCGTACCACTTATACCGAGGTTATCTGCAGTAGGCCAGTAGGCCAGTAAGTCTCCAGTGAGTCTATTCAGTGGGTCGGCGGACTCCAGAATTCACGTCGAATATGCCTGATAACATTAGCAGCTTTGATAATGGTCTTGATAATGGTCTTGACAACCATTcgattattattatcatcatggcatctcttcttcccgtTTCCCTCGGGCCcctccccagctcctcagtctCCCAGCGACTCTCCTAAAGCACAatcctgctgctgaagcaTCACCATCAGGACCCGACCAGAGATCAGGATTCAACTACCTGAACCTCGTGTAGCTCCACGGCCACGCCACTCAACCCCAGACTCGAGCCAGCGACTGCAGCCAAGCACAGTCCAATCGCGTGGTGCGGCCGTTGCCCGATCCATGGGGAGATGCGACCACTGTAACCTCAGCTCTCGGCTCCCCCGTTTTTGTCTCGATCCGGTCAAGACTCGTTATCGTGCTTGTCGTGattcgccatcttcaaggGAAACGCGTCCATGCCTTCCTTAATCCTCCTGAAGGCCGCCTCAGGCTGGCCTCTCATGGCCCATCCCTATCCCTATTAAAGCAATCTCAAACGCTCATCTCCGGTGCCCAACCcgtctttttttccctcaATCATCCCTTTGTTCATCCTCTGTCCTAGCCTCTGCCCTTCTATCCTCGGGAGCTCTGTAGCAATGGGCGTTGAGGAAACCAAGAAAGGCCTCGACGTCGAGGCCACCTCTGCCGCTCCGCCTCCGTACGTGCAGGATGGCCATATCCTGAGctacgaagaggaggacttCTGGACTCGAAATGGTCTGAATTTCAAGTCCTTCCAGCGGCGCCCTGCCCACGTTGTCGAGCTCAACCGGTCCATGAAAACGCGCCATATGCATATGATTGCCATTGGCGGTTCTATTGGTATGCTCTATGCTTGAGGCCCCAAAGCCGCTCTAACGGTCGCAGGTGCTGGTTTTTTCGTCGGCTCTGGTGGTGCGCTCAGTACGGGAGGGCCTGCTTCCTTGCTCCTGGATTTCTCGATCATCGGTATTATGATTTTCAACGTTGGTAGGTCTTTCTCTCGAGTATTCTTCCTGTTGGTGTGCTGACCGTTCAGTCTACGCTCTTGGTGAACTTGCTGTGATGTACCCCATTTCCGGTGGTTTCTACACTTACTCGACCCGCTTCATCGATCCTTCCTGGGGCTTTGCCATGGGCTGGAATTACGTCTTTCAATGGGCCATCATCGTCCCGCTGGAACTGACGGTTGCCGGTCTCACTATTGACTATTGGCAAGTCGATGTTAGCGTCGCCGTCTGGATCACAGTCTTTTTAATCGctatcatcatcgtcaacatTTTTGGTGCGCTCGGATATGCCGAAGAAGAGTTCTTGTCTTCGTGCCTTAAACTCGGCGCCATTATCGTCTTCATGATCATCGCTTTGGTCCTGGTTTGCGGTGGTGGCCCGTCGGATGGTATGTACAATGAATACTGGGGTGCACGACTCTGGTACGATCCCGGCGCCTTCCGCAACGGCTTCAAGGgcttctgctctgtcttCGTCACTGCggccttctctttcagcgGAACGGAACTGGTCGGTCTGGCCGCCGCCGAGTCGAAGACTCCCACCAAATCCCTGCCGGGCGCCATCAAGCAAGTCTTCTGGCGTATCACCCTGTATGTCCCCCCTTGCTGCAAGCGCCCGCCATGACGCGCCATATCTGACAGTATTCTTCTAGCTTCTACATTGTTGGTCTCTTCTTTGTCGGCCTCCTGGTGCGCTCTGATAACGAACGCCTCCTCGGCAGCGGTCTTATCGACACCAAGGCTTCGCCCTTTGTCATTCTGGCTTACGATGCAGGCTTGAAGGGATACGATCACTTCATGAACGTCATTATTTTAATATCCGTCCTATCCATCGGTGTCTCCGGTGTTTACGGCTCTTCCCGTACCCTTACCGCGCTCGCCGAGCAGGGCTACGCTCCCAAGTTTTTCGCCTATGTTGATCGCTCCGGCCGCCCTCTCTGGTCCGTGCTGATTACCATCCTGTTCGGTGTTCTTGGATACGTCAACGTCAGCTCGTCTGGTGAGGAAGTTTTTGCCTGGCTTCAGGCTTTGTCCGGTCTAGCCGCTCTCTTCACCTGGGGTTCCATCTGCTTGGCACACATCCGTTTCCGCAGAGCGTGGGCTTACAATGGCCGCTCTCTCGACGAGATCCCTTTCAAGGCCGTCGGTGGTATCTACGGCTCTTACCTTGGTCTATTCCTCATTTTTATCGTCTTGGTCGCTCAGGTACGAAACTCTACCACTTCCGTGCTGTCTGATCCACTGACCACTGTAACAGTTCTTCGTTGCTGTCGCTCCCCCCGGCGGCGGCCCTGACGGTGGCACCTACAACGACGCCAAAGGTTTCTTCAAAAGCTATCTCGCCCTTCCCGTggtgctcttcttctggatatGCGGTTACCTTTGGAAGCGTCAGGGTTGGCTCCGCACATCACAGATCGACATTGACAGCGGACGCCGCGAGGTCGACTGGGACTCCATTAACGCCGAGCGTGCGCGCGTTGCCGCCATGCCAGCTTGGAAACGCCTCCTGAACATCATCATCTAGTAGCTGGTCTCTTTCCGTCGATTTCCCCACTCATATCTTACTCTACAGGTGTTAGGACATGTTCTGGGATAGATGCAAAGTGCGGCTGCTAGTCTTCGCTCATAATTACACAATTTAACTGTATGAACACATGCAACATTTTAATCCACTCTTATCTTGAAAGCAAACATTGCCTTGCATTTTCCGTTGGCAATTCTAGTCTTGAGGTGGGATTCTCCCAGGGTCTGACACTCGTATTCATCTGACCAACTTTGCCCACTACTCTCGGCGTTGTCCGTCTCATTCCCAGCGTCAGATGCCCTGGGACAGTCAAATGCCATTTATCATTGGTCGACCCATTTAATTATCTTCCCAAGAATCCCGCCACCTGCGACGCCGCAAAGTAAGCTGGGTTCAGAGCCAAGGTTCATCAGCTCAGGTGTTCATGCCGAGCGAGCCAGTCAACAAGCAGTTCACCAGAGCGAGCTGAACAGATTCACGATCTCTCCCGGTCTATCCCCGATCAAGTGCTTTCCTCCGCCGCGGCACTGTGCCCAGCATGCCCAGCATG carries:
- a CDS encoding putative RING finger protein (transcript_id=CADANIAT00008299), with product MAQDSDEPSGATLGYLAPICVAVFFIFVWYLPCLILSCLSPRLILNSFRYRIVFGTRQRFRGPNRQLDPESWPMGFSHAILTSAELEKRFPLIKFRAWTAASGHQAKHSERSEVDPDRDSTSQAPGSIPAPASNLALPLNASEKEVQVSASVEHEVASSHGDAHRECAICMEDFDDDDSIRALTCDHIYHATCLDPWFTKRQARCPLCKTCYYPEINPAVPVRPATALIRNQIFPRVL
- a CDS encoding uncharacterized protein (transcript_id=CADANIAT00008300) → MIFNVVYALGELAVMYPISGGFYTYSTRFIDPSWGFAMGWNYVFQWAIIVPLELTVAGLTIDYWQVDVSVAVWITVFLIAIIIVNIFGALGYAEEEFLSSCLKLGAIIVFMIIALVLVCGGGPSDGMYNEYWGARLWYDPGAFRNGFKGFCSVFVTAAFSFSGTELVGLAAAESKTPTKSLPGAIKQVFWRITLFYIVGLFFVGLLVRSDNERLLGSGLIDTKASPFVILAYDAGLKGYDHFMNVIILISVLSIGVSGVYGSSRTLTALAEQGYAPKFFAYVDRSGRPLWSVLITILFGVLGYVNVSSSGEEVFAWLQALSGLAALFTWGSICLAHIRFRRAWAYNGRSLDEIPFKAVGGIYGSYLGLFLIFIVLVAQFFVAVAPPGGGPDGGTYNDAKGFFKSYLALPVVLFFWICGYLWKRQGWLRTSQIDIDSGRREVDWDSINAERARVAAMPAWKRLLNIII
- a CDS encoding glucose-6-phosphate 1-epimerase (transcript_id=CADANIAT00008298), which gives rise to MDRSKKPAAIGVTATPPQPTISLANNVVQATLPSGESVTVNLNGATVTSWKSASGAEKLWLSEAAVLDGSKPIRGGIPVVFPVFGPPPSDHATSFLPQHGFARSSLWEFLGKSSSESSGANSGDDTVKLDFGLSSGLLSEDFKSKWPHEFGLVYSVTLSPEGLGTSLQVQNQGERSFEFQVLLHTYFAIDDISQIHVKNLQGKTYIDKVQNATTHTESNSSVQFTSETDRVYKDLDPSVPLVISLGDKELFSITREGLNDAVVWNPWIEKAKAMGDFSPDDGYKKMVCVEAGAVNGWQSLEAGESWEGGQFIKSK
- a CDS encoding class II aldolase/adducin family protein (transcript_id=CADANIAT00008297); protein product: MAPTTLSDLQPSATIDAKPTTVSIPSSRPEKPPPVQVLGKTKSGKTLKIRSYPQFDNLEDERLYRKQHLAAAFRVFADRGFDEGVAGHISVRDPILTNHFWINPLSAHFSLIKVSDLVLVDEDGNVVEGDEPVNLPAFAIHSEIHRARPDVNAACHAHSVAGKAFSCFGRELEMITQDSLRFYKSHAVYREFRGVVLDGEEGKRIAKALGDGKAAILQNHGLLTVGQSVDEAAFWFISLDKTCHAQLLADAAAAAGYKKIIIDDEEAAYSAPQVGGPEKGWLAFQPYYDEQVAKTKGEFLL